In one window of Lynx canadensis isolate LIC74 chromosome A3, mLynCan4.pri.v2, whole genome shotgun sequence DNA:
- the FERMT1 gene encoding fermitin family homolog 1, with translation MLSSTDFASASWELVVRVDHPNEEEQKDVTLRVAGDLHVGGLMLKLVEQINISQDWSDFALWWEQKHCWLLKTHWTLDKYGVQADAKLLFTPQHKMLRLRLPNVKTVRLRVSFSAVVFKAVSDICKILNIRRSEELSLLKPSGDYFKKKKKKDKTNKEPIIEDILNLEGSPTTSGPPVSPGLYSRTMTPTYDPINGTPASSTMTWFSDSPLTEQNCSILAFSQPPQSPEALADMYQPRSLVDKTKLNAGWLDSSRSLMEQGIQEDEQLLLRFKYYTFFDLNPKYDAVRINQLYEQARWAILLEEIDCTEEEMMIFAALQYHISKLSLSAETQDFTHESEVDEVEAALSNLEVTLEGGKMDNTLEDITDIPQLADNLKLFRPKKLILKAFKQYWFIFKDTSIAYFKNKELEQGEPVEKLNLRGCEVVPDVNVAERKFGIKLLIPVADGMNEVYLRCDHENQYAQWMAACILASKGKTMADSSYQPEVLNILSFLRMKNRNSASQVASNVETMDINPECFVSHRCAKKHKSKQLAARILEAHQNVAQMPLVEAKLRFIQAWQSLPEFGLTYYLVRFKGSKKDDILGVSYNRLIRIDATTGIPITTWRFTNMKQWNVNWEIRQVAIEFDQNVSIAFTCLSADCKIVHEYIGGYIFLSTRSKDQNETLDEDLFHKLTGGQD, from the exons ATGCTCTCATCCACGGACTTTGCATCTGCTTCTTGGGAGCTCGTCGTCAGAGTTGACCATCCAAatgaggaggagcagaaagatgTCACATTGAGAGTGGCCGGAGACCTGCATGTTGGGGGGCTGATGCTCAAgttagtagaacagatca ACATATCCCAAGACTGGTCAGACTTTGCCCTTTGGTGGGAACAAAAGCATTGCTGGCTTCTGAAAACGCACTGGACCCTGGATAAATATGGAGTCCAGGCAGATGCAAAGCTTCTCTTCACCCCTCAGCATAAAATGCTCCGCCTCCGCCTGCCAAATGTGAAGACAGTGAGATTGCGTGTCAGCTTCTCGGCTGTGGTTTTTAAAGCTGTCAGTGATATCTGCAAAATCCTGA ACATTAGAAGATCAGAAGAACTCTCCTTGTTAAAGCCTTCTGgtgactattttaaaaagaagaaaaagaaagacaaaactaaCAAGGAGCCTAtaattgaagatattttaaatctgGAGGGGTCTCCAACGACTTCAGGTCCACCAG TAAGTCCTGGATTATATAGTAGAACCATGACTCCCACATATGATCCCATCAATGGAACGCCGGCGTCATCCACCATGACATGGTTCAGTGACAGCCCTTTGACCGAACAAAACTGCAGCATCCTCGCATTCAGCCAGCCCCCCCAATCACCAGAAGCATTGGCTGATATGTACCAGCCTCGGTCTCTGGTTGACAAAACGAAGCTTAACGCAGG TTGGCTGGACTCCTCCCGTTCCCTTATGGAACAAGGCATCCAGGAGGATGAACAGCTGCTGTTACGATTTAAATACTACACTTTTTTTGACTTGAATCCCAAA taTGATGCTGTCCGAATAAACCAACTCTATGAACAAGCCAGGTGGGCCATTCTCTTAGAAGAAATTGACTGCACGGAAGAAGAAATGATGATCTTTGCAGCGTTACAG TATCACATTAGCAAACTGTCATTGTCAGCTGAAACACAGGACTTTACACATGAGTCCGAGGTCGACGAAGTAGAAGCAGCACTTTCTAATTTGGAAGTGACCCTAGAAGGTGGAAAAATGGACAATACCTTG GAGGACATTACTGATATCCCTCAACTTGCAGATAACCTCAAATTATTTAG GCCCAAGAAGCTAATACTGAAAGCTTTCAAACAATATTGGTTCATCTTTAAAGACACATCTatagcctactttaaaaataaggagcTTGAACAAGGAGAACCAGTAGAAAAACTAAATCTGAGAG GCTGTGAAGTTGTGCCAGATGTAAATGTAGCAGAGAGAAAATTTGGAATCAAGTTACTAATCCCTGTTGCTGATGGTATGAATGAAGTGTATCTCAGATGTGATCAT GAGAATCAGTATGCCCAATGGATGGCTGCCTGCATCTTGGCATCAAAGGGCAAAACCATGGCAGACAGTTCCTACCAGCCAGAGGTTCTCAACATCCTTTCATTTTTGAGGATGAAAAATCGGAACTCAGCATCTCAGGTGGCTTCCAATGTCGAAACCATGGACATAAACCCGGAATGTTTTGTGTCGCATCGGTGTGCAAAAAAACACAAGTCTAAGCAG CTGGCAGCCCGGATTCTAGAAGCCCACCAGAATGTGGCTCAGATGCCCCTGGTTGAAGCCAAGCTGCGGTTCATCCAGGCATGGCAATCTCTACCTGAATTCGGCCTCACCTACTACCTTGTCAG atttaaaggaagcaagaaagatgATATTCTGGGAGTTTCCTATAATAGGTTGATTAGAATCGATGCAACCACTGGGATTCCAATTACAACATGGAGATTCACAAATATGAAGCAGTGGAATGTAAACTGGGAAATCCGGCAG GTGGCAATCGAATTTGACCAGAATGTCTCCATTGCGTTCACCTGCCTGAGTGCGGATTGCAAGATTGTGCATGAATACATCGGTGGCTACATTTTCCTGTCCACCCGGTCCAAGGACCAGAATGAGACACTTGATGAGGACCTGTTCCACAAGTTGACTGGTGGTCAGGACTGA